The DNA sequence ccaggtgtgcccaggtgccccaggtgtccccaggtgcccccaggtgcccccaggcgtgcccaggtgtatctcaggtgtgcccaggtgtgcccaggtgtgccgcaggtgcccccaggtgtatctcaggtcccccaggtgtgcccaggtgcccccaggtgcccccaggtgtgcccaggtgtatcccaggtgtgccccaggtgtatcccaggtgtacccaggtgtgcccaggtgcccccaggtgtatcccaggtgcccccaggtgcccccaggtgtgcccggtgtatcccaggtgtgcccaggggacccaggtgtgcccaggggcCCGCAACCagtgacccccaaaccccaaaccagtataaaccagtacaaaccagtgacccccaaaccccaaaccagtgaccccaaaccagtacaaaccagtgaccccaaaccagtataaaccagtaactCCCAAATTCACCTTTGACCCtttcccagttccctcccagtataaaccagtaacccccaaaccagtacaaaccagtacaaaccagtgacccccaaatcccaaaccagtataaaccagtaacccgcaaaccagtataaaccagtataaaccagtataaaccagtaaccccaacccccaaaccGGGATAAACCAGGAATGCCCgaaccagtccctcccagtacaaaccagtaaccccaaactcccctttaaccctttcccagtccctcccagtccctcccagtataaaccagtccattcccaattccctcccagtataaaccagtataacccagtccctcccagttcaatcccagtccctcccagtacaaaccagtaaccccaaatcccctcccagtccctcccagtacaaaccagtgaccccaaatcccctcccagttcaatcccagtccctcccagtacaaaccagtaaccccaaatcccctcccagtctctCCGAGTTCaatcccagtataaaccagtaacccccaatccaatcccagtccctcccagtacaaaccagtgaccctcaatcccctcccagttccctcccagtataaatcagttccctcccagttcaatcccagtccctcccagtataaaccagtaaccccaaatcccatcccagttcaatcccagtacaaaccagtaacccccaatcccctcccagtctctCCGAGTTCaatcccagtataaaccagtaacccccaatccaatcccagtccatcccagtacaaaccagtaacccccaatcccctcccagtccctcccagtccctcccagtgcctcccagtctcacccagcaccaccagctcGGCCACGGCCTCGTTGTTGCCCTGCAGGTCGCTGGTCGAGGTCACCGTGCACAGGTAGAGGCCGCTGTCGCCCCAGGCTGCGGGGCCCAGGCTCAGCTCCGCACCTGCCAGGTGACAGGGGacaggtgtgtgcccagctgtgcccagctgtgcccaggtgtgttatAACTGccctcaggtgtgtcccaggtgtgcccaggtgtgttataactgcccccaggtgtgtcccaggtgtgcccaggtgtgcccaggtgtgtcccaggtgtgtcccaggtacccccaggtgtgcccagctgtgctcaggtgtgttATAactgcccccaggtgtgcccaggtgtgttataactgcccccaggtgtgtcccaggtgtgcccaggtgtgcccaggtgtgttataactgccccaggtgtgcccaggtgtgcccaggtgtgtccccgcccctccaggtgtgcccaggcgTGCCTCAGgtacccccaggtgtgcccagttGTGTTATAACTGCCCCCAGGTGCGTCCCAGGTGAGACCAGGTGTGCCaaggtgtgcccccaggtgtgcccaggtgtgttataactgcccccaggtgtgtcccaggtgtgtcccaggtacccccaggtgtgccccaggtgtgttaTAACTgccctcaggtgtgcccaggtgtgccccaggtgtgcccaggtgtgccccaggtgtgcccaggtgtgccataactgcccccaggtgtgcccaggtgtgcccaggtgtgccccaggtgtgccccaggtgtgtcccaggtacccccaggtgtgcccaggtgtgccccccctccaggtgtacccaggtgtgaTATAACTGTTAacaggtgtgtccaggtgtacccccaggtgagcccccagttgtgcccaggtgtgcccaggtgtgcccaggtgtgcccaaacccccaaatttccatcgattttcccccaatttttccattttccccatttttgtgccccaggtgtgtcccaggtgtgcccaggtgtgtcccaggtgtgccccaggtgtgcccaggtgtgccaccgcccccaggtgtgtcccaggtgtgcccaggtgtacccaggtgttataacaggtgtgtcccaggtgtgccccccaggtgtgcccaggtgtgttatgactgcccccagctgtgcccaggtgtgcccaggtgtgttataactgcccccaggtgtgtcccaggtgagcccaggtgtgccccaggtgtgcccaaacccccaaatttccatcgattttccccaattttctccattttccccatttttgtgccccccaggtgtgcccaggtgtgcccaggtgtgcgCTCACCTCCGCGGATGGTGACGGCCCTGCCCAGGTAGAAGTCGCCCAGGGTCACCTGCTCGCCCTGCTTGGTGGCCACGCTGCGCACGGTGCGGGCGGAGTCGGGACACGCCCCCGCGGCCTCGCCAGGTGAGTCCCAGGTGGCGCCGGCGCCGCCAGGTGAGGCCGCCCAGGTGTCCGGGCAGAAGGATTTGTACTTCCAGGTGACGatgggggcggggccgccgggTGAGCTCACCTGGAACTGGCAGCGCAGCAGCACCGGCTGGAAGAGCAGAGCCACGGTGCGGGGCTTAGGTACGGACACCTGCAGGGAGCGCACCTGGAGGGGcacacctggacaggtgagacaaAGGGATAGAGACAATCAGACAGTGACACCTGgaggggcacacctgggacaggtgagacaggagAAACAGGGTTACACggtgacacctgcagggagcGCACCTGgaggggcacacctgggacaggtgagacaaaGGGACAGTCagtgacacctgggacaggtgagacaaaGGGACAGAGACAATCAGATTGTGACACCTGgaggggcacacctgggacaggtgagacaaaGGGATAGAGACAATCAGACAGTGACACCTGGAGggagcacacctgggacaggtgagacaaaGGGACAGAGACAATCAGACAGTGACACCTGGAGGGGCACACCAGGTGAGACAAAGGGACAGAGACAGTCAGACAgtgacacctgcagggagcGCACCTGgaggggcacacctgggacaggggagacAAAGGGACAGTCagtgacacctgggacaggtgagacaaaGGGATAGAGACAATCAGACAgtgacacctgcagggagcacacctgggacaggtgagacaggagAGACAAGGTTACAGAGTACACCTGCAGATTGTGACACCTGgaggggcacacctgggacaggtgagacaagGACAGTCagtgacacctgggacaggtgagacaaaGGGACAGAGACAGTCAGACAgtgacacctgcagggagcacacctgggacaggtgagacaggagAAACAGGGTTACACggtgacacctgcagggagcGCACCTGGAGGGgaacacctgggacaggtgagacaaaGGGACAGAGACAGTCAGACAgtgacacctgcagggagcacacctgcacaggtgaggCAGGAGAGACAGTGAGTgacacctgcacaggtgagacaagggacagagacagggtTACACggtgacacctgcagggagcGCACCTGgaggggcacacctgggacaggggagacAAAGGGATAGAGACAATCAGACAGTGACACCTGGAGGGAGCGCACCTGgaggggcacacctgggacaggtgagacaaaGGGACAGTCagtgacacctgggacaggtgagacaaaGGGACAGAGACAGTCAGACAGTGACACCTGtaggggcacacctgggcaggtgagacAGGAGAGACAGGGTTACACggtgacacctgcagggagatgaacacctgggacaggtgagacaagGGACgtcacacctgggacaggtgagacaaaGGGACAGAGACAGTCAGACAGTGACACCTGgaggggcacacctgggcaggtgagacAGGAGAAACAGGGTTACACggtgacacctgcagggagcGCACCTGCACAGGTGAGGCAGGAGAGACAGTGAGTgacacctgcacaggtgagacaagggacagagacagggtTACACggtgacacctgcagggagcacaCCTGGAGGGGCACACCTGGagggggcacacctgggacaggtgagacaagGAACAGTCagtgacacctgggacaggtgagacataGGGTTGTCAccggacaggtgagacacagggtACGTgacacctggacaggtgagacaggtgtCACCCATACAGGTGAGACAAAGGACAATCAGACAGTGTCACCCATACAGGTGAGACAGGAGTCAGTGTCACCCatacaggtgagacaggtgtgacacacatACAGGTGACACAAGGGACACTCAGACagtgacacctgggacaggtgagacaggtgtCAGTGTCACCCccacaggtgagacaggtgtgacacacatACAcgtgacacaggtgtgacacacacacaggtgagaCAAAGGACAGTCCACAGGTGTACAGGTGTCAGCCCcccacaggtgagcacaggtggaTGTGAcacccccaggtgacacaggtgtgacatcccacaggtgacacaggtgtcgGTGTCAccccccaggtgacacaggtgtcaGTGTCAccccccaggtgacacaggtgtgacaaCCatacaggtgacacaggtgtgtcacccccacaggtgacacaggtgtcaGTGTCAccccccaggtgacacaggtgtgacaccccccaggtgacacaggtgttGGTGTCAccccccaggtgacacaggtgtgacacccccacaggtgacacaggtgtgacacccccaggtgacacaggtgtgacacccccaggtgacacaggtgtgacacacacacaggtgacacaggtgtcgGTGTCAccccccaggtgacacaggtgtcagtgtcacccccaggtgacacaggtgtgacacacacaggtgacacaggtgtgacaccccacaggtgacacaggtgtgacaccccacaggtgacacaggtgtgacacccccaggtgacacaggtgttGGTGTCAccccccaggtgacacaggtgtgacacccccacacaggtgacacaggtgtggGTGTCAcccccacaggtgacacaggtgtcgGTGTCACCCCCCCCAGGTGACGCGAGGGCCGGCGCCCGCCGGTGCCACCTGCGCCAGGTGTGGCGCCGCAGCgtcacctgtgcccacctgggccCATCCCCCACCGGCCTCAAGACGCTCCCCCCGCCCCTTAATTACCCCTAATTACCCCCCCACCCCTGATTAACCCTCTAATTAACCCCACCCCTCTTAATTACCCCCCCACCTCTTAATTGCCCCTCTAATTAACCCTCAGCCCCTTAATTACCCCAGACCCTCTGTTAATTACCCCGGACCCCCTTAATTGCCCTCTTAATTAACCCCCTAATTACCCCAGACCCCATTAATTTACCCCTTAATTAACTCCCAGCCCCTTAATTACCCC is a window from the Camarhynchus parvulus unplaced genomic scaffold, STF_HiC, whole genome shotgun sequence genome containing:
- the LOC115916153 gene encoding lipolysis-stimulated lipoprotein receptor-like; this translates as MAAALGALLALLGVPLQVRSLQVSVPKPRTVALLFQPVLLRCQFQVSSPGGPAPIVTWKYKSFCPDTWAASPGGAGATWDSPGEAAGACPDSARTVRSVATKQGEQVTLGDFYLGRAVTIRGGAELSLGPAAWGDSGLYLCTVTSTSDLQGNNEAVAELVVLDWLFVVLVLLGAGLLALGAGLCWCQCCPHTCCCYLRCPCCPQSCCCPEALYLAGKAATSGGAFGPPPTPALPLQLLGSSQSSQVPLLRDSESGAGETGD